A portion of the Natronococcus sp. AD-5 genome contains these proteins:
- a CDS encoding metal-dependent hydrolase yields the protein MMATTHAFAALALAAALALVAPQFAVVVAVAAIVGGLFPDFDLYAGHRRTLHFPVYYWLLAAPASAVAVLVPTRTTVAVAVFLLAAALHSVTDVFGGGLELRPWRGISDRAVYSHYHGRWLEPRRWVRYDGSPADLALAGALAVPGLVVFDGVVRTVVIALLAVSAGYALVRKPLVAVAERLLERVPEPVLACLPDRFLPIDESDLERIGD from the coding sequence ATGATGGCAACGACCCACGCGTTCGCGGCACTCGCGCTCGCCGCCGCCCTCGCGCTCGTCGCGCCGCAGTTCGCGGTCGTCGTCGCCGTCGCAGCGATCGTCGGAGGACTGTTTCCCGATTTCGACCTCTACGCGGGCCACCGACGGACGCTTCACTTTCCCGTCTACTACTGGCTGCTCGCAGCGCCGGCGTCCGCCGTCGCGGTGCTCGTCCCGACCCGAACGACCGTCGCCGTCGCGGTCTTCCTCCTCGCGGCCGCGCTCCACTCGGTCACGGACGTGTTCGGCGGCGGACTCGAGTTGAGGCCGTGGCGGGGAATCTCCGACCGGGCGGTCTACAGCCACTACCACGGCCGCTGGCTCGAGCCGCGACGCTGGGTTCGATACGACGGGTCGCCGGCGGACCTCGCGCTCGCCGGCGCGTTGGCAGTTCCCGGGCTGGTGGTCTTCGACGGCGTCGTCCGGACCGTCGTGATCGCGCTACTCGCCGTTTCGGCGGGCTACGCGCTCGTGCGAAAGCCGCTCGTCGCGGTCGCCGAGCGACTGCTCGAGCGAGTCCCCGAGCCAGTCCTGGCGTGCCTCCCCGATCGGTTCTTGCCGATCGACGAATCGGATCTCGAGCGCATCGGCGACTGA
- a CDS encoding glycerol dehydrogenase has translation MIRSFKSPMEYVQGRDALDQLGERVEPLAESALVLGDADVLEIVGGGAEASLEGSDVDTTLEEFGGEASEVEIDRITEVAREVDAGVIVGAGGGKALDTAKAVRENAGGAMVSMPTIASTDAPTSSLSVIYSEEGEFERYRFYETHPDLVLVDTSVIAGAPVRFFKSGIADAMATWFEADAVRRTDGENFFDEDPTYAAHSLSRLCYDLLRDHAVSSIRALERNIVTESVEAVTEANTLLSGLGFENGGIAAAHSVHNGLTQLEETHHATHGEKVNFGTITQLVLEGRSNAFVEDVIDFSAEVDLPVTLAELGVEDPSHDDLDRVAEVAVAEEETIHNAFDVGSDEVRDAMIAADELGSGRLS, from the coding sequence GTGATTCGCTCGTTTAAATCTCCGATGGAGTACGTTCAGGGACGCGATGCGCTCGACCAGCTCGGCGAACGAGTCGAGCCGCTCGCGGAGTCGGCGCTGGTACTCGGCGACGCGGACGTCCTCGAGATCGTCGGCGGGGGGGCCGAAGCGAGCCTCGAGGGGAGCGACGTCGACACGACGCTCGAGGAGTTCGGCGGGGAGGCCTCCGAGGTGGAGATCGATCGCATAACGGAGGTCGCCCGGGAGGTCGACGCGGGGGTGATCGTCGGCGCCGGTGGCGGGAAAGCGCTCGATACCGCGAAAGCCGTCAGGGAAAACGCGGGCGGCGCGATGGTTTCGATGCCGACGATCGCCTCGACCGACGCGCCGACCTCGAGTCTCTCCGTGATCTACTCCGAGGAGGGCGAGTTCGAACGGTACCGGTTCTACGAAACGCACCCGGACCTGGTGCTCGTCGACACGTCGGTTATCGCCGGCGCCCCCGTCCGGTTCTTCAAATCGGGGATCGCGGACGCGATGGCGACGTGGTTCGAGGCCGACGCGGTTCGCCGAACGGACGGGGAGAACTTCTTCGACGAGGACCCGACCTACGCCGCCCACTCGCTCTCGAGGCTGTGCTACGACCTGTTGCGGGATCACGCCGTCTCGTCGATACGGGCCCTCGAGCGGAATATCGTTACCGAGAGCGTCGAGGCGGTCACCGAGGCGAACACGCTCCTGAGCGGGCTCGGGTTCGAAAACGGCGGCATCGCGGCCGCGCACTCGGTTCACAACGGGCTCACGCAACTCGAGGAGACTCACCACGCGACCCACGGCGAGAAGGTGAACTTCGGGACGATCACGCAACTCGTCCTCGAGGGGCGGAGCAACGCCTTCGTCGAGGACGTGATCGACTTCTCGGCGGAAGTCGATCTTCCCGTAACGCTCGCCGAACTCGGCGTCGAGGACCCGTCACACGACGACCTCGACCGGGTTGCGGAGGTGGCGGTCGCCGAGGAGGAGACCATTCACAACGCGTTCGACGTCGGTAGCGACGAGGTCCGCGATGCGATGATCGCGGCCGACGAACTCGGCTCCGGGCGGCTGTCGTAG
- a CDS encoding thermonuclease family protein: protein MSDAHIRGTSLDVDVVRAVDGDTIKIDLDGEETNVRILALDTEESRAGGDKPVTPWGTAAKEKAREVFPEGSVATIEFPGTEPLEECLRRYRDNYGRPLTYVHTEGDDYQELMIREGYSPYFTKYGYAHFDTHDRRYREAERRAQADAIGVWNQLQVNGAEMRDYGSLSAWWELRAEIVETFRRARQEGTDDPLDSRLDYDALRDREGEHAVVFTELRSYRRVGQRHAVVDIGSQAQPFKLFLPNALETSEGQRILSLLDRRYIAKSDGTTVEAPLRSYAYVSGDIALYRGQPEIPITAPDQITDRPPSLSR from the coding sequence ATGTCGGACGCTCACATTCGGGGAACGTCGCTGGACGTCGACGTCGTGCGGGCGGTGGATGGTGACACCATCAAAATCGACCTCGACGGTGAAGAAACGAACGTGCGCATCCTCGCGCTCGATACGGAGGAATCCCGCGCCGGCGGCGACAAGCCAGTCACTCCCTGGGGAACGGCGGCCAAAGAGAAGGCGAGGGAGGTGTTTCCCGAGGGGTCCGTCGCGACGATCGAGTTTCCGGGGACCGAACCGCTCGAAGAGTGTCTTCGACGGTACCGAGATAACTACGGCCGTCCGCTGACGTACGTCCACACGGAAGGCGACGACTACCAGGAGTTAATGATTCGCGAGGGGTACAGCCCGTACTTCACTAAGTACGGCTACGCTCACTTCGACACCCACGATCGTCGGTACAGAGAGGCCGAACGACGGGCGCAAGCCGACGCGATCGGGGTCTGGAACCAGTTACAGGTCAACGGCGCGGAGATGCGGGACTACGGCTCGTTGTCCGCGTGGTGGGAACTGCGCGCGGAGATCGTCGAAACGTTTCGCCGAGCCAGGCAGGAAGGGACGGACGATCCCCTGGACAGCAGGCTCGATTACGACGCCCTCAGAGACCGGGAGGGCGAGCACGCGGTCGTGTTTACCGAGCTCCGTTCGTACCGGCGGGTCGGGCAGCGTCACGCCGTCGTCGATATCGGCTCTCAGGCCCAGCCGTTCAAACTGTTCCTTCCAAACGCCCTCGAAACGAGCGAGGGGCAGCGGATTCTTTCGCTACTCGACCGGCGTTACATCGCCAAATCCGACGGTACCACCGTCGAAGCACCGCTGCGCAGCTACGCCTACGTCTCCGGCGACATCGCGCTCTATCGAGGACAACCGGAAATACCGATCACGGCTCCCGACCAGATAACCGACAGACCGCCGTCCCTATCGCGGTAA
- a CDS encoding DUF389 domain-containing protein, translating into MRTLYVRVPDRSRDEVFETLAELDVEYATLTTESPANVPETGGPITDEADGAVLLQIPLPTDAIGPVLEALEDAGVDTRRYTIVSSGETAMTSTWETLEKRHARDYDPLTTPELRSKVMDLSPDPVSYYALMVLSALIATVGLLEDSPAIVVGSMVIAPVVGPVLTASVGGLTGDRRMVTDSLRMQAIGLAVAVLAAAALGLVLQAFRFSPPVIDLGTIDLIGVRLAPNTLALIVGLAAGAAGGIGLTTKGPMSLIGVMIAAALIPTAAASGIGFVWDRPLIGIGTLALLIVTIVAINAACFAALWVLYRPPLGSDGGVLDFRSSREAAIVIAVLAVLATVVVATAGASIQQIAFERNVTDAVHDVVDDPARENLTVVAIRSEYADPSPFTAPQSVTVVLSDTNPADSPPPDLADEIADEIESRTDQSVTVRVRFVEYQETTAAEPERLGARGDHSSRIDVRASSHVPQKPSCERVR; encoded by the coding sequence GTGCGGACCCTATACGTACGAGTTCCGGACCGTTCCCGGGACGAGGTCTTCGAAACGCTCGCCGAACTGGACGTCGAGTACGCGACGCTAACTACCGAATCACCGGCGAACGTCCCCGAGACGGGCGGACCGATCACCGATGAAGCCGACGGGGCCGTTTTGCTTCAGATCCCGCTTCCAACCGACGCGATCGGGCCGGTGCTAGAAGCGCTCGAGGACGCCGGCGTCGATACGCGCCGGTACACCATCGTCTCCAGCGGCGAAACCGCGATGACGTCGACGTGGGAGACGTTGGAGAAGCGACACGCGAGGGATTACGACCCTCTCACGACGCCCGAACTCAGGTCGAAGGTGATGGACCTCAGTCCGGATCCCGTCTCGTACTACGCGCTGATGGTCCTCAGCGCGCTGATCGCAACGGTGGGGTTGCTCGAGGATTCGCCGGCGATCGTCGTCGGATCGATGGTGATCGCCCCCGTCGTCGGGCCGGTGTTGACCGCGAGCGTCGGGGGACTCACCGGCGACCGTCGAATGGTAACCGACAGCCTCCGAATGCAGGCGATCGGACTCGCGGTTGCCGTTCTCGCCGCGGCGGCGCTCGGTCTCGTCTTACAAGCGTTCCGGTTCTCGCCGCCGGTGATCGATTTGGGGACGATCGACCTGATCGGCGTGCGACTCGCTCCGAACACGCTCGCGCTGATCGTGGGTCTGGCTGCGGGCGCAGCGGGCGGGATCGGACTCACGACGAAAGGCCCGATGTCGCTGATCGGCGTGATGATCGCCGCAGCGCTGATCCCCACCGCCGCCGCGTCCGGAATCGGGTTCGTCTGGGATCGCCCGCTCATCGGAATCGGAACGCTCGCCCTGCTGATCGTCACGATCGTCGCGATCAACGCGGCCTGCTTCGCGGCGCTGTGGGTGCTCTACCGCCCTCCGCTCGGCTCGGACGGTGGCGTTCTCGATTTCCGGTCGTCGCGAGAGGCGGCGATCGTTATCGCGGTGCTCGCCGTCCTCGCGACGGTCGTCGTCGCCACCGCTGGCGCTTCGATCCAGCAAATCGCGTTCGAGCGAAACGTCACCGACGCGGTCCACGACGTCGTCGACGATCCCGCCCGCGAGAATCTGACGGTCGTGGCGATCCGCAGCGAGTACGCCGATCCCTCGCCGTTCACCGCCCCCCAATCCGTCACGGTGGTGCTTAGCGACACGAATCCCGCCGACTCGCCGCCGCCGGATCTCGCCGACGAGATCGCCGACGAGATCGAGTCTCGAACCGATCAGTCGGTGACCGTTCGCGTACGGTTCGTCGAGTATCAGGAAACGACGGCGGCGGAACCCGAACGGCTCGGGGCGCGCGGGGATCACTCGAGCCGAATCGATGTCCGTGCCAGTTCGCACGTCCCTCAGAAACCCTCCTGCGAACGGGTGAGGTGA
- a CDS encoding hemolysin family protein, with the protein MVDIAFSAARLLLAFFLVFLNGFFVAAEFSFVRVRSTSVETLAEEGRSGAGILQEALQNLDDYLAVTQLGITISSLGLGWIGEPAVAALIEPILESLLPGSAIHFAAFAIGFGSITFLHVVFGELAPKTVAIAQAERIALFVAAPMKAFYYLFIPGIIVFNGTANFFTRLIGIPPASESEETLTEEEILTVLTHSQREGAIDTEEVEMIEHVFDLDDISVREVMVPRPDVVSLPADLPLGDLRSLITEAGHTRYPVVDGEGDQVIGFVDVKDVLRASESDAVEADSVTAADIAREMLVIPETGRVIDLLSQFQTEQRQMAAVIDEWGAFEGIATVEDVVEVIVGDIRDEFDVDEREPSINRRDGGTYLVDGSITITKVNDALDAEFESDEFETIGGLVLSRLGRAPEVGDRVEIDSYRLEVDRVDGARISTVVIRREGQRTK; encoded by the coding sequence ATGGTAGATATCGCGTTCTCGGCGGCTCGCCTCCTGCTCGCCTTCTTTTTGGTGTTTTTGAACGGGTTTTTCGTAGCCGCGGAGTTCTCGTTCGTGCGAGTTCGATCGACGTCCGTCGAGACGCTCGCCGAAGAAGGCAGATCCGGTGCAGGCATACTCCAGGAAGCCCTGCAAAACCTCGACGATTATCTGGCGGTGACGCAACTCGGTATTACGATCTCCTCGCTGGGACTGGGTTGGATCGGGGAGCCGGCGGTCGCAGCGCTCATCGAACCGATTCTGGAATCGCTCCTTCCCGGGAGTGCGATACACTTTGCGGCCTTCGCCATCGGATTCGGCTCCATCACGTTCCTCCACGTCGTCTTCGGCGAACTCGCGCCGAAGACGGTCGCGATCGCCCAGGCCGAACGGATCGCGCTCTTCGTCGCTGCGCCCATGAAAGCGTTCTACTACCTATTCATTCCCGGAATTATCGTCTTTAACGGCACGGCCAACTTCTTTACGCGACTGATCGGTATTCCGCCGGCCTCGGAAAGCGAAGAGACGCTCACCGAAGAGGAAATCCTGACCGTTCTGACGCACTCTCAGCGAGAGGGGGCCATCGATACGGAAGAGGTGGAAATGATCGAACACGTGTTCGATCTCGACGACATCTCCGTTCGCGAAGTCATGGTCCCGCGTCCGGACGTGGTGAGCCTGCCCGCCGATCTTCCCCTCGGCGACCTCCGGTCGCTCATAACCGAAGCGGGGCACACCCGGTATCCGGTCGTCGACGGGGAGGGCGACCAAGTGATCGGTTTCGTCGACGTCAAAGACGTACTGCGCGCGAGCGAATCGGATGCCGTCGAAGCGGACTCCGTTACCGCGGCGGACATCGCGCGCGAGATGCTCGTTATCCCGGAAACCGGACGAGTCATCGATCTCTTAAGCCAGTTCCAAACCGAACAACGACAGATGGCCGCGGTCATCGACGAGTGGGGGGCGTTCGAGGGAATCGCAACGGTCGAGGACGTCGTCGAGGTGATCGTCGGTGACATCCGCGACGAGTTCGACGTCGACGAGCGCGAACCGTCGATCAACCGACGCGACGGCGGAACGTATCTCGTCGACGGAAGCATCACGATTACGAAAGTCAACGACGCACTAGATGCGGAATTCGAGAGCGACGAGTTCGAGACTATCGGCGGACTGGTGTTGTCCCGATTGGGCCGCGCTCCGGAGGTCGGTGATCGGGTTGAAATCGACAGCTATCGTCTCGAAGTCGACCGCGTGGACGGAGCGCGAATTTCCACGGTCGTTATCCGAAGAGAGGGCCAGCGGACGAAATAA
- a CDS encoding DUF7344 domain-containing protein produces MVRNYETTHADGERLVADGGIQLREFVDALSDKRRRYVLYYLRSEQNAEFDDVTEQVAVWEAKMLPEGLDDQLQKNIRINLHHAQLPKLEEAGIIGYDRRRRSVCFRHPPDPVVRFLDYCASIELPDTSCVS; encoded by the coding sequence ATGGTCAGGAATTACGAAACAACTCACGCCGACGGGGAGCGACTCGTCGCGGACGGAGGAATTCAGCTACGCGAGTTCGTCGACGCGCTATCCGATAAACGGCGGCGATACGTGCTGTACTATCTTCGAAGCGAACAAAACGCCGAGTTCGACGACGTAACCGAGCAAGTCGCCGTCTGGGAGGCCAAAATGCTGCCAGAAGGACTGGACGATCAACTGCAAAAGAATATTCGGATCAATCTGCATCACGCTCAACTCCCCAAGCTCGAGGAAGCGGGGATAATCGGATACGATCGTCGACGGAGATCGGTGTGTTTCCGACACCCGCCGGATCCCGTCGTGAGGTTTCTCGATTATTGTGCGAGTATCGAATTGCCCGATACCTCGTGTGTTAGTTGA
- a CDS encoding PAS domain S-box protein, whose translation MPDDSPPDTGGIDGNDDSELGSEKLDGSVLFRSVVESAPIETILVDTDEIIVFASESITTVLGYSPDALVGNSLADFVDEDLSSIVSDGERNDRLDVFARHADGGEVRVRADVRAVELEDRRLYAVFIRDSTDRETYDRTIDRYEAITRTTGYGIYQLDRNGNFEMVNGTIIEAFGYSREELLGEHASMVVDEGDLSAFVNAIKGVLDDEDEQVATVEFDARAADGETIPCEAQITSLCSGGSVRGTVGIVRDVSERRKRAEELRKERGLIEHVLETSPVGIGVITPDGDISRVNDQAEELLGLTMEELSNQTFDASQRKLYDSEGRRVSPEGLLSRVFDDREQVIDTEFTLERPDGDHVWASISIAPMTDAAGDVEKAAIIATDITDRKEREETLREERDVIEHILGTSPVGIGVITPDGDISRVNDQAEELLGLTIEEITNQTLDVSQRRFYEVSGQQVQPEDLLSRVFEDRERVLNSEFRLERPDGERVWTALSIAPIANPDGDVEKAVVIATDVSDRKEREKRLRESEARLRQITENINSAIWMADADLSEVLYINPAYEKITGRSRDSVYDNLMNHLDAVYPQDRHRVETAVKEATRASRDDVTAIRFQEKYRVVQPDGSIRWVNSFAFPLQDDDGEVYRFVGVIDDITEVKEQQLELGRQRDELETLNQINTVIRRINQELVQAATREEIERQVCETLTDSKLYHAAWIGDVDTGIRDITPTAGDGLGTDSFDRSFDIDAVDAISMAVESSDIQIIRSVDALPSGLAVSDSSDDEAFGRWQSSAAVIPVIYQETVYDVLVAYSSRANAFSIREQAVLFELGKTIGLAINAVERKEALLTDEIVELEFGIYDRNVFFVSASDDLAAEFEIEGITSQSDGSYLQYFTVTGVSPDRILEFADDDPSIEQARVVTDHEDGALLEFVVSGPSLATALAEYGGTIHTARFTEGKGTVVAAFSQAADVRNVVEAIQSTFARTDLVSKRERERSVRSNREFQTALEEMLTERQRSTLETAYYAGYFEWPRDSSGEDVADSLDVAPATFHQHTREGVQKLVETFIDDAPIS comes from the coding sequence ATGCCTGACGACTCACCACCGGATACAGGAGGAATCGACGGGAACGACGACTCCGAACTCGGCTCCGAGAAACTGGACGGTTCGGTGCTCTTCCGAAGCGTAGTCGAAAGCGCGCCGATCGAGACCATCCTCGTCGATACCGATGAAATCATCGTATTTGCCAGCGAGTCGATTACGACCGTCCTCGGGTACTCGCCAGACGCGCTCGTGGGTAACTCTCTCGCGGACTTCGTCGACGAGGATCTCTCGTCTATCGTATCCGACGGCGAGAGAAACGATCGGCTGGACGTGTTCGCACGGCACGCAGATGGTGGTGAGGTCCGCGTCCGCGCCGATGTTCGAGCCGTCGAACTCGAGGATCGACGGCTCTACGCGGTATTTATCCGCGATTCCACAGATCGTGAGACGTACGACCGGACGATCGACCGCTACGAGGCGATCACCCGAACGACGGGATACGGCATCTATCAACTGGATCGTAACGGGAACTTCGAAATGGTCAACGGAACGATCATCGAGGCGTTCGGGTACTCGCGCGAGGAATTGCTGGGAGAGCACGCGTCGATGGTCGTCGACGAGGGCGATCTCTCCGCGTTCGTGAACGCTATCAAGGGCGTGCTCGACGACGAGGATGAACAGGTTGCGACGGTCGAGTTCGACGCACGTGCCGCCGACGGGGAGACGATTCCCTGCGAGGCGCAGATTACGTCGCTCTGTTCCGGAGGTTCGGTGCGGGGAACCGTCGGCATCGTTCGAGACGTTTCCGAACGGCGGAAACGCGCCGAGGAACTCCGGAAAGAACGAGGATTGATCGAACACGTCCTCGAGACCAGCCCGGTCGGCATCGGCGTGATCACGCCCGACGGCGACATCTCCCGGGTCAACGACCAGGCCGAGGAGTTGCTCGGTCTGACCATGGAGGAACTCTCTAATCAGACCTTCGACGCGTCCCAGCGAAAACTGTACGATTCCGAGGGTCGACGGGTATCGCCCGAGGGCCTGCTGAGTCGAGTGTTCGACGACCGCGAGCAAGTCATCGACACCGAATTCACCCTCGAACGGCCGGACGGCGACCACGTCTGGGCGTCCATCAGTATCGCGCCGATGACGGACGCCGCCGGGGACGTCGAGAAGGCCGCCATCATCGCGACCGATATCACCGATCGGAAGGAACGCGAGGAGACGCTCCGAGAAGAGCGCGACGTCATCGAGCACATTCTCGGGACCAGCCCGGTCGGCATCGGCGTGATCACGCCCGACGGCGACATCTCCCGGGTCAACGACCAGGCCGAGGAGTTGCTCGGTCTGACCATCGAGGAAATCACGAACCAGACGCTGGACGTCTCTCAGCGCCGGTTCTACGAGGTCAGCGGACAGCAGGTGCAACCCGAGGATCTGTTGAGTCGGGTGTTCGAGGACCGCGAGCGCGTTCTCAACTCCGAGTTCAGGCTGGAGCGTCCCGACGGCGAGCGCGTCTGGACCGCCCTCAGCATCGCACCGATCGCGAACCCGGACGGGGACGTCGAGAAGGCGGTCGTCATCGCGACGGACGTTTCCGACCGCAAAGAGCGCGAGAAACGGTTGCGCGAGAGCGAGGCCCGCCTCCGCCAGATCACCGAAAACATCAACAGCGCCATCTGGATGGCCGACGCGGATCTGAGCGAAGTTCTGTACATCAATCCCGCCTACGAGAAGATCACCGGCCGCTCGCGGGACTCGGTGTACGACAACCTGATGAACCACCTGGACGCGGTCTATCCGCAGGATCGGCACCGGGTCGAGACGGCGGTGAAGGAAGCGACCCGAGCGTCGAGAGACGACGTCACCGCGATCAGATTCCAGGAGAAGTACCGAGTCGTCCAGCCCGACGGCTCCATCCGGTGGGTCAATAGCTTCGCGTTCCCGCTGCAAGACGACGACGGCGAGGTGTACCGATTCGTCGGCGTCATCGACGACATCACCGAAGTGAAAGAACAGCAACTCGAACTCGGCCGCCAGCGCGACGAACTGGAAACGCTCAACCAGATCAATACCGTCATCCGACGGATCAACCAGGAGTTGGTCCAGGCGGCCACCCGCGAGGAGATCGAACGCCAGGTCTGCGAAACGCTCACCGATTCGAAACTGTACCACGCCGCGTGGATCGGAGACGTCGATACCGGTATCCGAGACATTACGCCGACGGCCGGCGACGGACTCGGGACCGATTCGTTCGATAGATCGTTCGATATCGACGCGGTGGACGCGATTTCGATGGCGGTCGAATCGAGCGACATCCAGATCATCCGCAGTGTCGACGCGCTCCCGTCGGGACTGGCCGTTTCCGACTCGAGCGACGACGAAGCGTTCGGGCGCTGGCAGTCCTCCGCGGCGGTGATCCCGGTGATCTATCAGGAGACGGTCTACGACGTCCTCGTCGCGTACTCGTCGCGTGCGAACGCGTTCAGCATTCGGGAGCAGGCCGTGTTATTCGAACTCGGTAAAACGATCGGGCTCGCGATCAACGCGGTCGAACGGAAGGAGGCCCTGCTCACCGACGAGATCGTCGAACTCGAGTTCGGTATCTACGACCGGAACGTGTTCTTCGTGAGCGCGTCGGACGATCTCGCCGCCGAATTCGAGATAGAAGGTATCACTTCGCAATCCGACGGTTCGTATCTCCAGTACTTCACGGTAACCGGCGTCTCGCCGGACCGAATACTCGAATTCGCCGACGACGATCCGAGCATCGAGCAGGCGCGCGTCGTCACCGATCACGAAGACGGCGCTCTCCTCGAGTTCGTCGTTAGCGGCCCGTCGCTGGCAACCGCCCTGGCCGAGTACGGTGGAACGATCCACACCGCCAGGTTTACCGAGGGGAAGGGAACCGTCGTCGCGGCCTTCTCCCAGGCGGCCGACGTCAGGAACGTCGTCGAGGCCATCCAGTCGACGTTTGCGCGGACCGATCTCGTTAGCAAGCGGGAGCGCGAGCGGTCGGTTCGCTCGAACCGGGAGTTCCAGACGGCGCTCGAGGAGATGCTCACCGAGCGTCAACGATCGACGCTCGAAACCGCGTACTACGCGGGATACTTCGAGTGGCCGCGGGACAGTTCCGGCGAAGACGTGGCCGATTCGCTCGATGTCGCGCCGGCTACGTTCCACCAGCACACCCGCGAGGGCGTACAGAAACTCGTCGAAACGTTCATCGACGATGCACCGATTTCGTGA
- a CDS encoding amphi-Trp domain-containing protein, which translates to MPDEESSPDDLTTIRSGRKFEQGYRLDASDAGEFLIELGEQLRDNDELTLVGDEWELPFAFGEPIELEIDFDGVGEPELEIEMELPGRTDDKAPDIA; encoded by the coding sequence ATGCCAGACGAAGAATCCAGTCCGGACGATCTGACGACGATTCGATCGGGACGCAAATTCGAACAAGGGTACCGTCTCGATGCGAGCGACGCAGGCGAGTTCCTGATCGAATTGGGCGAGCAACTCCGCGATAACGACGAACTCACGCTCGTCGGTGATGAATGGGAACTCCCGTTCGCCTTCGGCGAGCCGATCGAACTGGAGATCGACTTCGACGGCGTCGGCGAACCGGAACTCGAAATCGAGATGGAACTCCCCGGGCGCACCGACGACAAAGCCCCCGATATCGCCTAA